The Gemmatimonadota bacterium genome contains a region encoding:
- a CDS encoding glycosyl hydrolase, with the protein MTEAPVPRPGSRIDFRMLSIGSVVASVLVGCRGDSSAMATGGGVDAGFLSALEWRFVGPYRGGRVPAVAGDSKNPLVFYFGAAHGGVWKTTDAGGHWRNLSDGFFRFPAVGALDVSLSDPQVIFAGTGEGLQRQFISPGDGVYKSTDGGDTWANVGLRETRHIARILIHPTNPDVVYVAAMGDMFGPNPERGVYRTMNGGKTWERILNRGETAGAVDLSIDQRNPKVIIAALNHHVTYPWDEESGGPSTGLFKTTDGGDSWTDITRNPGMPKGLVGKIGLSISPARSSRVYAFIEADQGDGGIYRSDDGGSTWQMTHHDPGKMEIPNSYNHITADPRDPDVVYIQPISGLLKSTDAGRTFEDQPTENWDHHALWIDPNDPRRMIDGGDGGAAVTLNGGESWSSLNNQPTADLLSLAVDDQAPYWVYGAQNDNSHIAIPSRTDDESIGSEHYLVIPAGEGGQTAVKPDGSVVYANDRTRTVRFSRKTGQAPSISVWPEVEFGTALKDVKYRFYYSFPVLLSPHDPGVLYTAAQYVFRSTDEGQSWKRISADLTRNRQDVMGAPSGGPISSNASSLFHVSVIRTLAESRLQRGELWVGTDDSNVQLSQDGGGNWRNVSPPDLPEWTTITAIEVSRHQPGTVYLSGERHRVSDRTPYFYKTTDYGNTWQRITNGIRDHDYSWVIREDPVRPGLLYAGTETGVYVSFNAGSSWQSMQRNLPPVMVMQMVVKDNDLVLATHGRGFWIMDNISALRGITPEVASAPVHLFNVVPALRRLQGGTGTGPSGRARNPPSGVMIEYYLAEKPAGDLVLTLMDAGGTIIRQSSPPATAGMNRFLWNLRYPGTELPPAAGALNDFQSVDHSPPLPPVAPPGRYLVRLSVGGQTQEQAFEIRKDPRVEAGDADFRAQFDLMVKIRDRVPVVADVVMRIRAIRAQVEGRRAAGAESVLEQLKDIEGTLMIWMGSESHPMMWGPPGLMEKFSTLSRAVGAADARPTASMYALFEDLSARLEVQRNRLNTLVKDAVEPLLSH; encoded by the coding sequence ATGACGGAAGCTCCAGTTCCTCGACCTGGAAGTCGGATCGACTTCAGGATGCTCTCGATCGGGAGCGTCGTCGCCTCCGTCTTGGTTGGATGCCGCGGCGACTCCAGTGCTATGGCCACGGGCGGCGGTGTGGACGCCGGCTTTCTCTCGGCCCTTGAGTGGCGTTTCGTGGGGCCGTACCGGGGAGGGCGCGTCCCTGCGGTGGCGGGCGATTCCAAGAACCCTTTGGTTTTCTACTTCGGGGCGGCTCACGGCGGCGTGTGGAAGACGACCGATGCCGGCGGGCATTGGCGAAACCTGTCGGACGGCTTCTTCAGGTTTCCTGCCGTGGGTGCCTTGGACGTGTCGCTCTCGGATCCCCAGGTGATCTTTGCGGGCACCGGTGAGGGGCTTCAGCGGCAGTTCATTTCGCCCGGCGACGGGGTCTACAAATCCACCGACGGAGGAGACACCTGGGCCAATGTGGGCCTTCGAGAAACCCGGCACATCGCCAGGATCCTGATTCATCCGACCAATCCCGATGTCGTGTACGTGGCGGCCATGGGGGACATGTTCGGCCCCAACCCGGAGCGGGGCGTTTATCGAACCATGAACGGAGGGAAGACCTGGGAACGGATCCTCAATCGGGGCGAGACCGCCGGCGCGGTGGATCTGTCGATCGATCAGAGGAACCCGAAGGTGATCATCGCCGCTCTGAACCACCATGTGACGTACCCGTGGGACGAGGAGAGTGGCGGACCCAGCACGGGCCTCTTCAAGACCACGGATGGCGGGGATAGCTGGACGGACATCACCCGCAATCCCGGGATGCCCAAGGGGTTGGTCGGGAAGATCGGCCTCTCGATCTCACCGGCGCGGTCGAGCCGGGTGTATGCGTTCATCGAGGCCGACCAGGGTGACGGCGGGATCTACCGGTCTGACGACGGCGGCTCCACCTGGCAGATGACCCATCACGACCCCGGCAAGATGGAGATCCCCAACTCCTACAACCACATCACCGCCGACCCCCGGGATCCCGACGTCGTCTACATCCAGCCGATCAGTGGTCTCCTCAAGTCCACGGACGCGGGCCGGACGTTCGAAGATCAACCGACGGAGAACTGGGACCATCATGCGTTGTGGATCGACCCCAACGACCCTCGCCGAATGATCGACGGAGGAGACGGCGGTGCGGCGGTGACGTTGAACGGAGGTGAGTCCTGGTCGAGCCTCAATAACCAACCCACCGCCGACCTGCTCAGTCTGGCCGTGGACGACCAAGCCCCCTATTGGGTCTACGGCGCTCAGAACGACAACAGTCACATTGCGATTCCTAGCCGCACCGACGATGAGTCGATCGGGTCGGAGCACTACCTGGTCATTCCGGCCGGCGAGGGCGGGCAGACCGCGGTGAAACCCGACGGCAGCGTCGTCTATGCGAATGACCGGACCAGGACGGTGCGTTTCAGCCGGAAAACCGGCCAGGCTCCGAGCATCAGCGTCTGGCCCGAAGTCGAGTTCGGAACCGCGCTCAAGGACGTGAAGTACCGTTTCTATTACTCGTTCCCGGTGCTGCTCTCGCCGCACGATCCCGGCGTGCTCTACACCGCCGCCCAGTACGTCTTTCGATCCACTGACGAAGGCCAGTCCTGGAAGCGGATCAGCGCCGACCTGACGCGAAACCGTCAGGACGTGATGGGCGCGCCGTCCGGAGGGCCGATCAGCTCCAATGCGTCGTCGCTCTTCCATGTGAGCGTCATCCGGACCCTTGCCGAGTCTCGTCTCCAAAGGGGCGAGCTCTGGGTGGGCACCGACGACAGCAACGTTCAGCTCTCGCAAGATGGGGGCGGCAATTGGCGGAACGTCTCTCCCCCGGATCTCCCGGAATGGACCACGATCACGGCCATAGAGGTTTCCCGCCACCAGCCGGGGACGGTCTATCTGTCCGGAGAACGGCACCGGGTGAGCGATCGGACGCCGTATTTCTACAAGACTACCGACTACGGCAACACCTGGCAGCGAATCACCAACGGGATTCGGGACCACGACTACTCGTGGGTCATCCGGGAGGACCCGGTCCGTCCGGGTCTCCTCTACGCGGGAACGGAAACCGGCGTGTACGTGTCCTTCAACGCTGGGAGCTCCTGGCAGTCCATGCAGCGCAACCTGCCGCCGGTGATGGTGATGCAGATGGTCGTGAAGGACAACGATTTGGTGCTGGCCACCCATGGGCGGGGCTTCTGGATTATGGACAACATCTCGGCCCTCCGCGGCATCACCCCCGAAGTTGCCTCGGCCCCGGTGCATTTGTTCAATGTCGTCCCCGCGCTTCGTCGGCTTCAGGGAGGGACCGGGACGGGACCCTCGGGCAGAGCGAGGAACCCGCCGAGCGGCGTGATGATCGAGTACTACCTGGCCGAGAAGCCCGCCGGTGACTTGGTGCTGACCCTCATGGACGCGGGCGGCACGATCATCCGGCAGTCCAGCCCCCCAGCCACGGCAGGCATGAACCGTTTCCTTTGGAACCTGCGATACCCGGGTACCGAGCTGCCCCCGGCCGCCGGGGCATTGAACGATTTCCAGAGCGTCGATCACTCGCCGCCCTTACCACCGGTGGCGCCTCCGGGACGGTACCTCGTCCGACTCTCGGTGGGCGGACAGACCCAGGAGCAGGCCTTCGAGATTCGGAAGGATCCGAGAGTCGAGGCCGGCGACGCCGATTTCAGAGCCCAGTTCGATCTCATGGTCAAGATCCGGGATCGGGTCCCTGTAGTGGCCGATGTCGTGATGCGAATCAGAGCGATCCGAGCGCAGGTCGAAGGACGTCGGGCCGCCGGGGCGGAGAGCGTTCTGGAGCAATTGAAGGACATCGAGGGTACGCTGATGATCTGGATGGGGTCCGAGTCCCACCCCATGATGTGGGGCCCCCCGGGGTTGATGGAGAAGTTCAGCACGCTCTCGCGGGCCGTCGGCGCCGCCGATGCCAGGCCCACCGCTTCGATGTACGCCCTCTTCGAGGACCTCTCGGCACGGTTGGAGGTCCAACGGAACCGGTTGAACACGCTCGTGAAGGACGCGGTTGAGCCTTTGCTGTCCCACTGA
- a CDS encoding CocE/NonD family hydrolase has translation MSPIRRSRRLPWAAAVAFAAGVPGALPAQTPANPVATYFATQVDREEMLRIPMRDGKRLNGSVFFPKDRPRQNLPTILTFYPYLINPASAENQRFLENGYALAYVNVRGRYFSEGVYTYLGGSGPDSYDTIDWLSKQPWSNGRVGALGCSSSAEEQHRMNAMHHPAFAAAVPRGSGAGIGRIGPYNEMGNHYRGGVFQNFWLSWYHGAGYKYKPSFPPELSREDMLRIARSWNLEPETIPRVSFDSVINTLPLSAIPGRIGSAPSDLDAFMTWPLSDPRWSTIEFGSEGDRNGAPALYINSWYDVSTGPNLAMFEYQTRHAATEVARNNTFMIIAPTTHCQMGRVESEHTVIGERDMGDARFDYTGFLVRWYDRWLKGIDNGIEKEPRVRAFDMGAKAWRTFDTWPPREATRQTYFLTSDGGANTAAGNGRLTLTRPKATGLDRYTYDPRHPTPSLGGQVCCFNAAVPGSFDQSPVQARPDVLVYTSPPLAVPVNVTGPVTVTLYLSSDVKDTDLMVKLVDVDPDGRAYNLDEQALRVRWRQGYDAPVFMEAGQVYKVEIPPLVTSNTFQAGHRIRVAIASSAFPVYERNLNTGGSNYNEKDPVVAHNVIHHGPAHPSAVLLSVVPVTNAVGKR, from the coding sequence ATGTCACCGATCCGCCGATCCCGTCGACTTCCTTGGGCCGCTGCCGTGGCGTTCGCCGCGGGGGTACCGGGGGCCTTGCCGGCTCAGACCCCGGCCAACCCGGTGGCGACCTACTTCGCGACCCAGGTGGACCGGGAGGAAATGCTCCGGATCCCGATGCGCGACGGAAAGCGGCTCAACGGATCGGTCTTCTTTCCGAAGGATCGGCCCCGGCAGAACCTGCCCACGATTCTGACCTTCTATCCCTATCTCATCAACCCCGCCTCGGCAGAAAACCAGCGATTCCTGGAGAACGGCTACGCGCTGGCGTACGTCAACGTCCGAGGGCGGTACTTCTCCGAGGGCGTCTACACCTACTTGGGCGGGTCGGGCCCCGACTCGTACGACACGATCGACTGGCTCTCGAAGCAGCCGTGGTCCAACGGCCGGGTCGGGGCGTTAGGCTGCTCGTCGAGCGCTGAGGAACAGCACCGGATGAATGCGATGCACCATCCGGCCTTCGCGGCCGCGGTGCCGCGCGGGTCGGGGGCCGGCATCGGCCGGATCGGGCCCTACAACGAAATGGGCAACCACTATCGGGGCGGGGTGTTCCAGAACTTCTGGCTCTCCTGGTACCATGGGGCCGGGTACAAGTACAAACCGTCGTTTCCGCCGGAGCTCAGCCGGGAAGACATGCTCCGGATTGCCCGGTCGTGGAACCTCGAGCCCGAAACGATCCCCCGGGTCAGCTTCGACAGCGTCATCAATACCCTGCCGTTGAGCGCCATCCCCGGCCGAATCGGCTCGGCGCCGAGCGATCTCGACGCCTTCATGACCTGGCCGCTCAGCGATCCGCGCTGGAGCACCATCGAGTTCGGGTCCGAGGGCGACCGGAACGGAGCGCCGGCGCTCTATATCAACTCCTGGTATGACGTGTCGACCGGGCCGAATCTGGCGATGTTCGAGTATCAGACCCGCCACGCCGCGACCGAGGTGGCGCGGAACAACACCTTCATGATCATTGCCCCGACGACCCACTGCCAGATGGGGCGGGTCGAGAGCGAACATACCGTGATCGGCGAACGGGACATGGGCGATGCCCGGTTCGACTACACCGGTTTCCTGGTCCGTTGGTACGACCGCTGGCTCAAGGGCATCGACAACGGGATCGAGAAGGAGCCCCGGGTCCGGGCGTTCGACATGGGCGCCAAGGCATGGCGGACCTTCGATACCTGGCCCCCGCGAGAGGCCACCCGGCAGACCTATTTCCTCACCAGCGACGGCGGGGCCAACACCGCGGCCGGCAACGGGCGCCTGACGTTGACCCGCCCGAAGGCCACCGGCCTGGACCGATACACCTACGACCCGCGCCACCCCACACCGAGCCTCGGCGGGCAGGTCTGCTGCTTCAACGCCGCCGTGCCGGGGTCGTTCGACCAATCTCCGGTGCAGGCCCGGCCCGACGTGCTGGTCTACACTTCCCCGCCCCTCGCGGTACCGGTCAACGTGACCGGGCCCGTGACGGTGACGCTCTACCTGTCGTCCGACGTCAAAGACACCGACCTCATGGTCAAGCTGGTCGACGTCGACCCCGACGGGCGGGCGTACAATCTCGACGAGCAGGCGCTCCGGGTCCGGTGGCGGCAGGGCTACGACGCCCCGGTGTTCATGGAGGCGGGCCAGGTCTACAAGGTGGAAATCCCGCCGCTGGTGACCAGCAACACCTTCCAAGCCGGGCATCGGATCCGGGTGGCGATCGCGAGCAGCGCGTTCCCGGTCTACGAGCGGAACCTCAACACCGGCGGGTCCAACTACAACGAGAAAGATCCGGTGGTGGCGCATAACGTCATCCATCACGGCCCGGCTCATCCGTCGGCTGTGTTGCTCTCGGTGGTCCCGGTGACCAATGCAGTGGGGAAACGGTAG